A section of the Calorimonas adulescens genome encodes:
- a CDS encoding vWA domain-containing protein — protein sequence MSANMTMRLINIVTDGCSNIGPDPCIVAGNVHKDGIIINAIGVVDDNVCSNRALKEIKGIARAGGGVHDLIRISELGKTLTSATMRSVAGTLTEVVDRELKEVLKKGIDEIHPELRFQVVDFINRLTDETNLKVAVVIDASGSMADKIDEAKRGVIELLKSLGARKGETQIAVICYPSERNGAYLLKGFTSDIDELESIVMEVVTGGGTPTASAIEFAAELIKDKPLAYESLV from the coding sequence ATGTCTGCTAACATGACGATGAGACTGATAAATATAGTGACAGACGGGTGTTCCAATATTGGACCGGACCCCTGTATAGTTGCCGGAAACGTCCATAAGGACGGGATAATAATAAATGCCATAGGGGTTGTGGATGATAACGTCTGCAGCAACAGGGCATTAAAAGAGATTAAGGGCATTGCAAGGGCAGGTGGAGGAGTGCATGACCTCATAAGGATAAGCGAATTGGGGAAAACCCTTACCTCTGCCACTATGAGGTCTGTTGCCGGTACCCTGACCGAGGTGGTTGACAGAGAACTTAAGGAGGTCTTAAAAAAAGGCATAGACGAGATACATCCTGAACTTAGATTTCAGGTGGTGGACTTTATTAACAGGCTCACCGATGAGACAAATCTCAAGGTGGCCGTGGTCATCGACGCCAGTGGAAGCATGGCAGATAAGATTGATGAAGCTAAAAGGGGAGTTATAGAATTGTTGAAGTCACTGGGAGCCAGGAAGGGTGAGACCCAGATTGCTGTGATATGCTATCCATCAGAAAGAAACGGGGCATACCTGTTGAAAGGTTTTACCAGTGATATTGACGAACTGGAGAGTATTGTAATGGAGGTAGTGACAGGTGGAGGTACACCTACTGCCTCAGCCATTGAGTTTGCAGCAGAACTTATTAAGGATAAACCGCTGGCCTATGAGAGTTTGGTGTAG
- the spoIIE gene encoding stage II sporulation protein E — MYADNVERNASDTVKGTFKLRSFIEKFVLLSIMGFFIGRVGVFYGSFPFGLAYIGSITGRNRTNIVISAFCILGLLSSGMFPNTIRYIVTYAVVAALLYFLKPVAKANVRALITASAVFTVGLVMYFLTGRIMYDLILVVLESVIVFSTVFVFDNALDIVQGSTSRKYLSKEEIISLGITYGLIITSLKDIRVYGLSLWMIVAMSGLTIIAYTGGLGAGAAVGVLMAVVTQITGSATSSTGLLFSLAGLLAGAFSSLGIIGSVSSLVISYFILDKLAGYVMSIYLKELLLSGFICLLIPRSMIKALSLYLNRSIERFKSSRKLMHKTRDIVFTRLKDMSGVMSELASVFDGARNSVMVRQDISRVIARAADEVCESCIKRNQCWGRDFYYTYQFIFDMITLLELKGEVTAEDVPQNRCIHVNTMIKEINNLYDFYMLNSMWQKRLNKSQMIVSEQLKDLSRIVSNMADSIKTHDHFREDLEEEIFVELDKDGITPEEVIVLQNDSGSDEVFIKRVACFGKAECSKIIEPVVSRVMGKRYRRKDDVCRLDGKENSCTIHLVERERYNVTTGVAHIAKEHSGNGDNFIFSELSGGRYLVAIGDGMGTGKEAGIISSTAVGLLEKFLNSGFTEDITIKSINSILNLKSHDDMYTTMDISIIDRYSGKVEAFKMGAPVSYIKRKNSVDTVKNENLPAGALDEISILPVKRILNEGDMLVMMTDGVIDCIDGEDKEDIIQGIIKGIDTSNPQEMAEKLMKQVLNKGKPGDDMTILVSRIWG, encoded by the coding sequence ATGTATGCTGATAATGTTGAAAGAAATGCTTCAGATACTGTGAAGGGTACATTCAAACTTAGGAGTTTTATAGAAAAATTTGTGCTTCTCTCAATAATGGGATTTTTTATAGGCAGGGTCGGGGTGTTTTATGGAAGTTTTCCCTTTGGCCTGGCCTATATAGGCAGTATTACAGGCAGGAACAGAACGAACATAGTCATCTCTGCCTTCTGCATTTTGGGGCTTCTCAGTTCAGGCATGTTTCCGAATACCATAAGATATATAGTAACTTATGCAGTCGTTGCTGCCCTTTTATATTTTTTAAAGCCCGTAGCAAAAGCCAATGTAAGGGCCTTGATTACCGCATCTGCGGTATTTACAGTAGGCCTGGTGATGTATTTTTTAACAGGACGCATAATGTATGACCTGATATTAGTGGTGCTGGAATCTGTAATTGTGTTTTCTACGGTATTTGTCTTTGACAATGCACTGGATATAGTACAGGGCTCCACATCAAGGAAGTATCTCAGCAAAGAGGAGATTATATCCTTAGGCATTACCTATGGGCTTATTATTACAAGCCTGAAGGATATCCGGGTATATGGACTTTCACTCTGGATGATTGTGGCGATGTCAGGGCTTACCATAATAGCTTACACTGGCGGGCTTGGGGCAGGGGCTGCAGTTGGCGTGCTGATGGCAGTTGTCACACAGATCACAGGGTCTGCGACATCCTCAACAGGGCTGTTATTCTCGCTTGCAGGGCTCTTGGCTGGGGCATTCAGCAGCCTTGGCATAATAGGTTCTGTAAGCAGCCTTGTTATTTCCTACTTTATATTGGACAAATTAGCAGGATATGTCATGTCCATCTATTTAAAGGAGCTTTTGCTTTCCGGCTTCATCTGTCTTTTGATACCGCGGAGCATGATTAAAGCCTTAAGTTTGTACCTTAACAGGAGTATAGAGAGATTTAAATCCAGCAGAAAATTAATGCATAAGACCAGGGATATTGTCTTTACCAGGCTTAAGGACATGTCTGGCGTTATGAGTGAGCTGGCTTCAGTATTTGACGGAGCAAGAAACTCGGTAATGGTTAGACAAGATATATCAAGGGTTATAGCACGGGCTGCAGATGAGGTGTGCGAGTCCTGCATCAAACGTAATCAGTGCTGGGGCAGGGATTTCTATTATACCTATCAGTTTATATTTGACATGATAACCCTTCTTGAGCTCAAGGGAGAGGTTACTGCCGAGGATGTCCCACAAAACAGGTGCATCCACGTAAATACTATGATAAAGGAAATCAACAACCTCTATGATTTTTACATGTTAAACTCCATGTGGCAGAAGCGGCTTAATAAGAGTCAGATGATTGTTTCAGAGCAACTGAAGGATTTAAGCCGAATTGTAAGCAACATGGCAGACTCCATAAAGACCCACGACCATTTCCGCGAGGATCTGGAGGAAGAGATTTTTGTTGAATTGGATAAAGATGGTATAACTCCTGAAGAGGTCATAGTACTGCAGAACGACAGCGGCAGCGATGAGGTCTTTATAAAAAGGGTGGCCTGTTTTGGTAAGGCCGAATGTTCTAAAATAATTGAACCTGTTGTATCAAGGGTTATGGGCAAGAGATACAGGAGGAAGGACGATGTATGCAGACTGGACGGAAAGGAAAACTCATGTACCATACACTTGGTGGAAAGAGAAAGGTACAACGTCACTACAGGTGTAGCGCATATAGCAAAAGAACACAGCGGCAATGGTGATAACTTTATATTCAGTGAACTTTCAGGAGGCAGATACCTCGTGGCCATAGGTGACGGCATGGGTACAGGCAAAGAGGCTGGAATAATAAGCAGCACGGCGGTTGGACTTTTAGAGAAATTTTTAAATTCTGGATTTACAGAGGATATAACGATAAAGTCAATAAATTCTATACTTAATTTAAAGTCTCATGATGATATGTATACCACCATGGATATTTCAATAATAGACAGGTATTCTGGGAAGGTAGAGGCTTTTAAAATGGGTGCTCCTGTAAGTTATATAAAGAGGAAAAACTCTGTAGATACAGTTAAAAATGAAAACCTTCCAGCAGGAGCTCTGGACGAAATTTCTATATTGCCCGTAAAGAGGATTTTAAATGAGGGGGATATGCTTGTTATGATGACAGATGGGGTTATCGACTGTATAGATGGAGAAGACAAGGAAGACATAATACAGGGGATTATAAAGGGTATAGATACCAGCAATCCTCAGGAAATGGCCGAGAAGCTGATGAAGCAGGTGCTCAATAAAGGGAAACCCGGTGATGATATGACCATATTGGTTTCCAGAATCTGGGGATAA
- a CDS encoding cobalamin B12-binding domain-containing protein: MKRLIIAAALGNDVHVAGIMNFLKLAEEQGYDTMFMGPAVAPERIIEAAIEHSPYMVGISYRLTPSALKPLLDKIDSGIERYRLKDIKWVFGGTEPTADVARQYRIFEKIFDGSGDMDDTIMYLKGIEDNREKNEIYPQSLIGRIESKYPFPVIRHHFGLPDLGATIEGVRKIAESKVVDVISIAPDQNAQEHFFEPEKMDHDLDGAGGAPLRTAEDFKALYENSRTGNYPLLRCYSGTNNVFEMAKMLLDTIHNAWAAIPLCWYNRLDGRGPRDLVTSIAENQQLMRWHGERGVPVEVNEAHHWGLRDAHDAIYVAASYLAAYNAKKMGVRHYVAQYMFNLPPNESPRMDIAKMLAAIELVESLHDDDFITYRQARAGLASFPTDLYMAKGQLAASCYTAMAIKPHIYHVVGFCEAHHAATPEDVIESAKLVRGVVKNHMQGAPDVTADGEIMRRKDELVADALAIIDAVKAVGQGSKDPLADPIVIARAIKMGILDAPHLKGNSMANGTLATRLINGALYAYDEKDGRVLAERERLDRILNSTERVPA; the protein is encoded by the coding sequence ATGAAGAGGCTAATAATAGCAGCCGCACTTGGCAACGACGTCCATGTAGCAGGTATTATGAACTTCCTGAAGTTAGCCGAGGAACAGGGTTACGATACCATGTTTATGGGGCCTGCCGTGGCGCCAGAAAGGATCATTGAGGCCGCAATTGAGCACAGCCCGTACATGGTAGGCATAAGCTACAGGCTTACACCATCTGCATTAAAACCGTTACTCGATAAAATAGATTCTGGAATAGAGAGATACAGGCTCAAGGATATAAAATGGGTATTTGGAGGTACTGAGCCAACGGCCGATGTTGCAAGGCAGTACAGGATATTTGAAAAAATATTTGATGGGTCGGGGGACATGGATGATACCATCATGTATCTGAAGGGCATAGAGGATAACAGGGAAAAGAATGAGATTTATCCTCAAAGCCTGATAGGCAGGATAGAAAGCAAATATCCATTCCCTGTAATAAGACACCATTTTGGGCTTCCTGACCTTGGGGCGACCATTGAGGGTGTGAGAAAGATTGCCGAGTCAAAGGTGGTTGATGTCATATCCATTGCCCCCGACCAAAATGCCCAGGAACACTTCTTTGAGCCTGAAAAAATGGACCATGACCTTGATGGGGCAGGAGGAGCACCCCTACGTACTGCGGAAGATTTCAAGGCATTGTATGAAAATTCAAGAACAGGGAACTATCCTCTATTAAGATGCTACAGCGGTACCAATAATGTATTTGAAATGGCAAAGATGCTTTTAGATACCATACACAATGCCTGGGCAGCCATCCCCCTCTGCTGGTATAACCGGCTGGATGGCAGGGGACCGAGGGACCTTGTAACCTCTATAGCAGAAAATCAACAGCTCATGAGATGGCATGGAGAGAGGGGAGTGCCTGTAGAGGTTAATGAGGCCCACCACTGGGGTTTGAGGGATGCCCACGATGCCATATATGTGGCAGCCTCATACCTTGCGGCATACAATGCCAAAAAGATGGGTGTAAGGCACTATGTTGCCCAGTATATGTTTAACCTTCCTCCCAACGAGTCTCCAAGGATGGATATAGCAAAAATGCTTGCAGCTATTGAACTGGTGGAATCACTCCATGATGATGACTTTATAACCTACAGGCAGGCAAGAGCGGGCCTGGCCAGCTTCCCCACCGACCTTTACATGGCCAAGGGGCAGCTTGCCGCATCATGCTATACAGCTATGGCTATAAAACCCCATATCTATCATGTGGTGGGATTTTGTGAGGCTCACCATGCTGCAACTCCAGAGGATGTGATAGAGAGCGCAAAACTGGTGAGAGGTGTTGTAAAGAACCATATGCAGGGAGCTCCTGATGTCACCGCCGATGGAGAAATAATGAGGCGCAAGGACGAACTGGTGGCCGATGCCCTTGCAATAATTGATGCTGTCAAGGCCGTAGGGCAAGGCTCAAAAGACCCTCTTGCTGACCCTATAGTGATAGCCAGGGCTATAAAAATGGGGATCCTGGATGCCCCCCATCTTAAGGGAAACAGTATGGCCAATGGTACCCTTGCCACAAGGCTTATCAATGGAGCTCTATATGCCTATGACGAAAAGGATGGCAGGGTCCTTGCTGAGAGGGAAAGGCTTGACAGGATACTCAATAGCACTGAAAGGGTGCCGGCATAA
- a CDS encoding NAD/NADP-dependent octopine/nopaline dehydrogenase family protein has translation MKFAVIGAGNGGQAMAAHLSIMGFDVTLYNRSPEKIERLRQRGGITLEGEVEGFGTPDLTSDIREAVKDADIIMVTVPASGHRDIAYAVIPYLKDGQVIVLNPGRTGGALEFNNILRQLNMDRRVTIGEAETLIYACREKEPGTIRINSVKNIVFFATIPSFMVWPTVKMINKAYPQFVPAKNVLETSLNNIGAVFHPAPTLLNTGRIEADNDGFEYYLEGVSPSVATVLERIDMERLRVARALGIKLPSAKKWLEETYGAKGKTLYEAIQNTRAYKGIKAPATVNTRYIFEDVPNSLVPIASLGNEVGVDTPTIKSVIQLASCMHGIDYWENGRNARRLGLDGLTKDEILAYAEGNFAYEKEVSL, from the coding sequence ATGAAGTTTGCAGTAATTGGTGCTGGAAACGGCGGCCAGGCTATGGCTGCGCACCTCTCTATCATGGGCTTTGACGTAACCCTATATAACAGGTCTCCAGAGAAGATAGAGAGGTTAAGGCAAAGGGGAGGCATAACCTTAGAGGGAGAGGTAGAGGGTTTTGGAACACCGGACCTTACCTCTGATATAAGGGAAGCGGTAAAGGATGCAGACATTATAATGGTTACGGTGCCTGCCTCAGGGCACAGGGATATTGCTTATGCCGTAATCCCTTACCTTAAAGACGGTCAGGTGATTGTATTAAACCCGGGAAGGACAGGAGGGGCTCTTGAGTTTAACAATATCTTAAGGCAGCTTAACATGGACAGAAGAGTAACTATAGGAGAGGCAGAGACCCTTATTTATGCCTGCAGAGAGAAAGAGCCAGGGACTATAAGGATTAACAGTGTAAAAAACATCGTGTTCTTTGCCACAATACCTTCATTTATGGTCTGGCCTACCGTAAAGATGATAAATAAGGCATATCCGCAGTTTGTGCCTGCCAAAAATGTGCTGGAGACGAGTCTTAATAACATTGGGGCAGTATTTCACCCGGCACCCACACTGCTTAATACAGGCAGAATAGAGGCTGATAATGACGGTTTTGAATATTATCTTGAAGGTGTATCCCCCTCAGTGGCTACTGTTTTGGAGAGGATAGATATGGAGAGGCTTCGAGTGGCAAGGGCGCTGGGCATAAAATTGCCTTCAGCAAAAAAATGGTTGGAAGAGACATACGGAGCCAAGGGGAAGACACTCTATGAGGCCATCCAGAACACAAGGGCTTATAAGGGTATAAAGGCACCAGCAACCGTGAACACAAGGTATATATTTGAGGATGTCCCAAACAGCCTTGTGCCTATTGCCTCTCTTGGCAATGAGGTGGGTGTGGATACGCCCACAATCAAGTCTGTAATACAACTGGCATCCTGTATGCACGGCATAGACTACTGGGAGAACGGAAGAAATGCCAGAAGATTGGGTTTAGATGGGTTAACAAAAGACGAGATACTGGCATATGCTGAAGGTAACTTTGCTTATGAGAAGGAGGTGTCGTTATGA
- a CDS encoding CapA family protein, which produces MKKYLSLFLILMSIFLSGCTVKAVDRTVGEVTYDGGETKEPGAVTRHTYITAVGDIMLGRGVGTRLKNQGYTGPFEDIKPYIQSDMAVGNLECVISERGEKMEGKGIYLRARPEAVETLKYLGFDVLSLANNHTMDYGEDAFMDTVDILRKNGISTVGAGSNIAESRTPYIKDIDGIKVAVLGYNQFYNVKWSRDGRTMEALKDRCGTAPLDIGTIVDDIKKAREAADIVIVMPHWGVEESTIVPAEQRQMAHEMIDAGASVVIGSHPHILQGIEVYKGGLVAYSLGNFVFDQNDSRNKESIVLGLNFNDGKLSEAVISPFVIEDKVKPTPATGEKGEEILDMLKSLSEEFDTQINIEKATGKIRIEGRD; this is translated from the coding sequence ATGAAAAAATATCTGTCTTTATTTTTGATTCTTATGTCGATTTTTTTATCAGGATGCACTGTCAAAGCTGTTGATAGGACTGTAGGGGAGGTCACATATGATGGAGGTGAAACAAAAGAGCCTGGAGCAGTGACGAGGCATACCTATATCACCGCAGTTGGGGATATCATGCTGGGAAGAGGGGTTGGCACAAGGCTTAAGAACCAGGGATACACAGGACCATTTGAGGATATTAAACCATATATACAGTCAGATATGGCTGTCGGAAACCTGGAGTGTGTCATATCCGAGAGAGGGGAGAAAATGGAGGGAAAAGGCATATACCTGAGGGCCAGGCCTGAGGCAGTAGAGACGCTTAAATACCTTGGATTTGATGTCCTCTCCCTTGCCAACAACCATACCATGGACTATGGTGAGGATGCCTTTATGGATACCGTGGACATATTAAGAAAAAATGGTATATCGACTGTAGGTGCCGGGAGTAACATAGCAGAGTCCAGGACACCGTATATAAAGGACATAGATGGCATAAAGGTAGCCGTGCTGGGGTATAACCAGTTTTACAATGTAAAATGGAGCAGGGATGGCAGGACTATGGAGGCGCTAAAGGACAGATGCGGGACAGCCCCCTTGGACATAGGGACGATAGTTGATGATATAAAGAAGGCAAGAGAAGCTGCTGACATAGTCATCGTCATGCCACACTGGGGTGTTGAGGAGAGCACCATAGTTCCTGCAGAACAGCGGCAGATGGCCCATGAGATGATAGATGCCGGGGCCAGCGTGGTAATAGGGAGTCATCCGCATATACTTCAGGGTATTGAGGTATACAAGGGTGGCCTTGTAGCCTACAGTCTCGGGAATTTTGTCTTTGACCAGAATGACAGTAGAAATAAAGAAAGTATAGTCCTTGGGCTCAATTTTAATGACGGTAAATTGAGTGAAGCGGTTATTAGTCCCTTTGTAATAGAGGATAAGGTAAAGCCAACACCGGCCACCGGTGAAAAAGGAGAAGAAATACTGGACATGTTAAAGTCCCTTTCAGAGGAATTTGATACGCAGATAAATATTGAAAAGGCTACAGGGAAGATAAGGATTGAGGGTCGGGATTAG
- a CDS encoding ferredoxin domain-containing protein, with translation MDIMEIVAGLMELSARTAPKASGQDYVESKILTGDILDQLADEMAKFGQEVKKVNFDRDGNNVRNSDAVLLLSLKEPRDAGLNCGACGYEDCASYRSAGKKEGPEFKGPICAWRLLDLGIALGSAVKTASILNADNRIMYRVGVVARKMGLIEGDIVVGIPISATGKSIYFDRKN, from the coding sequence ATGGATATAATGGAAATTGTGGCAGGTCTTATGGAACTTTCTGCCAGAACAGCCCCCAAGGCGTCAGGCCAGGACTATGTGGAGTCAAAAATATTAACGGGAGACATCTTAGACCAACTTGCCGACGAAATGGCGAAATTTGGCCAAGAGGTTAAAAAGGTCAATTTCGACAGGGATGGCAATAATGTGAGGAATTCTGACGCCGTGCTCCTTCTGTCACTCAAAGAGCCAAGGGATGCCGGCCTTAACTGCGGAGCGTGTGGATATGAGGATTGTGCAAGTTACCGCAGCGCAGGCAAAAAAGAAGGCCCTGAGTTTAAGGGGCCAATATGCGCGTGGAGGCTTTTAGATTTAGGGATTGCCCTCGGCTCTGCTGTAAAGACAGCCAGCATATTAAACGCAGATAACCGCATCATGTATCGTGTGGGTGTGGTGGCACGAAAAATGGGCCTTATAGAAGGCGACATTGTTGTGGGGATACCCATCTCCGCGACAGGTAAAAGCATATATTTCGACAGAAAGAATTAA
- a CDS encoding stalk domain-containing protein — MKRAIIFIIMVSVLLAVVPAYAAGVSIYINGENHKFNPAPIIENGTTLVPMRPFFEAMGAKVYWNDETRTVTGIKGDRVVQLTIGSSNGYVNGQAVPLSEAARIIDGYTFVPLRFIGESFDGNVNYNNDTQTITVNYREKSSEDLSTVEIARNQRAVGSIIGYNRNGEEISEGSGFLIDSSGSVVTNYHVIKGIDTAEFVLGEDRYKAGVVRYYDTKRDIAVLKVEGEDFPFVSLGDSDNVEVGEKVVAIGSPLGLDNTVSEGIVSAIRNGDIQFTAPVSFGSSGGALFNSRGEVIGITFATYLAGQNINFAIPINEVKDMIKGQAIDMTFDDLRREMSYEDFAQYLADNYSYANINDLDIWIDWFSVSESDEGNIIVLAAFDGSGVSYHNWLSALLNGHKTDISNWMGEILREVESQYPGKTVGGGVYYMDTFSTYPSAFKTEEIEKNEDGTYSVTHMAAFFTNVGGKDAVIIN; from the coding sequence ATGAAGAGGGCGATAATTTTTATCATCATGGTCTCTGTACTTTTGGCTGTTGTGCCGGCTTATGCGGCAGGGGTCAGCATTTATATAAATGGCGAGAACCATAAATTTAATCCTGCTCCAATTATAGAGAATGGTACTACACTTGTGCCGATGCGCCCGTTCTTTGAGGCTATGGGGGCCAAGGTGTACTGGAATGATGAGACAAGGACGGTGACAGGAATAAAAGGAGATAGGGTTGTACAGCTTACCATAGGCAGCAGCAATGGCTATGTAAATGGCCAGGCCGTGCCGCTTTCTGAGGCTGCAAGGATTATTGACGGATATACCTTTGTCCCATTGAGGTTTATAGGTGAGTCTTTTGATGGCAACGTAAACTATAACAATGATACCCAAACAATAACGGTTAATTACAGGGAAAAGAGCTCTGAAGATCTGTCGACCGTGGAAATAGCCAGGAACCAAAGGGCAGTAGGCAGTATCATCGGATACAACAGAAATGGAGAAGAGATATCCGAAGGGAGTGGATTTTTAATAGATTCCTCCGGTTCTGTAGTTACTAACTATCATGTGATAAAGGGAATTGATACGGCCGAATTTGTGCTGGGAGAGGACAGGTACAAGGCGGGCGTGGTGAGGTATTACGACACGAAAAGAGATATAGCTGTCTTGAAGGTGGAAGGCGAGGACTTCCCCTTTGTGTCTCTGGGTGATTCTGACAATGTGGAGGTAGGGGAAAAGGTGGTGGCTATAGGAAGTCCTCTTGGCCTTGACAATACTGTTTCAGAGGGAATAGTAAGCGCCATCAGGAATGGGGACATACAGTTTACAGCACCGGTCTCTTTCGGGAGCAGTGGTGGTGCGCTTTTCAACAGCAGGGGAGAGGTTATCGGTATAACGTTTGCCACATATTTAGCCGGGCAGAACATCAACTTTGCCATACCTATCAATGAGGTTAAAGATATGATAAAGGGCCAGGCCATTGACATGACATTTGATGACCTCAGGAGAGAGATGAGCTATGAAGACTTTGCACAGTATCTGGCTGACAATTACTCATATGCAAATATCAATGACCTTGACATCTGGATAGACTGGTTTTCTGTATCAGAATCAGACGAGGGTAATATTATAGTCCTGGCTGCCTTTGACGGGTCTGGTGTAAGCTATCATAACTGGCTCTCTGCGCTGCTTAATGGTCACAAAACGGACATATCCAATTGGATGGGGGAAATATTAAGAGAGGTAGAGTCCCAGTATCCAGGCAAAACTGTTGGAGGCGGGGTTTACTACATGGACACATTCAGCACGTATCCATCTGCCTTTAAAACTGAAGAAATTGAAAAAAATGAGGATGGTACGTACAGTGTAACCCATATGGCTGCATTCTTTACCAATGTAGGAGGGAAAGATGCGGTAATAATAAATTAA
- a CDS encoding radical SAM protein, translating to MEALEECRLCPWDCRVNRRKGETGICRADDKVKVAKAYLHQWEEPCISGTKGSGTVFFSGCNLRCKFCQNYRISQEDFGKEVGIRELATVFLRLQDKGAHNINLVTPTIYIPQVAEAIRLAKESGLAIPVVYNTNAYENVEALKMLTGLVDVYLPDLKYNDDMLAFRLSSAPHYFDVATKAILEMYHQVGEVALDDEGIIKKGLIIRHLMIPGQLEDSKRVLDWIRGNLPAGVYVSIMSQYVPLYRAKDIPELNKRVTEKEYDSIIDYFFNIGLENGYVQEMESSSDEYVPDFDLEGLTVPEPIEHGM from the coding sequence ATGGAGGCGCTGGAAGAATGCAGGCTGTGCCCGTGGGACTGCAGGGTAAACAGGAGAAAGGGAGAGACGGGCATCTGCAGAGCAGATGATAAGGTAAAGGTTGCCAAGGCCTACCTTCACCAGTGGGAGGAACCCTGTATAAGCGGGACAAAAGGCTCCGGTACAGTGTTCTTTTCTGGCTGCAACTTGAGGTGTAAGTTCTGTCAGAATTACAGGATAAGCCAGGAGGATTTCGGCAAAGAGGTGGGCATCAGGGAACTTGCCACTGTGTTTTTAAGGCTGCAGGATAAAGGCGCCCACAACATAAACCTTGTGACTCCTACTATATATATACCTCAGGTAGCAGAGGCTATAAGGCTGGCAAAGGAAAGCGGCCTGGCCATACCGGTGGTCTATAACACCAATGCCTATGAAAATGTCGAGGCATTAAAGATGTTAACCGGACTGGTGGATGTATATCTTCCAGACCTGAAGTATAATGACGATATGTTGGCTTTCCGCCTCTCGTCGGCTCCGCACTACTTTGATGTAGCCACTAAGGCTATCTTAGAGATGTATCATCAGGTTGGCGAAGTGGCCTTAGATGATGAGGGCATCATCAAAAAGGGCCTCATTATAAGGCATTTAATGATACCGGGACAACTGGAGGACTCCAAACGGGTACTGGACTGGATAAGGGGTAATCTGCCAGCAGGGGTATACGTGAGCATAATGTCACAATACGTGCCTCTCTACAGGGCAAAGGACATTCCTGAGTTAAATAAGAGGGTTACAGAGAAGGAGTATGACTCTATAATAGACTATTTCTTTAACATTGGCCTTGAAAACGGATATGTACAGGAAATGGAATCTTCTTCAGATGAGTATGTACCTGACTTTGACTTAGAGGGCTTGACAGTGCCAGAACCTATAGAACATGGCATGTAA
- a CDS encoding GNAT family N-acetyltransferase, whose product MTMFKGERVELVPFTEEYYEKFVEIRNSEDARDYKIPGVPYPATVESVRERAQRDKDRRQSGEFAIILNENREYIGNISYHNVDWKNRNCEIAIGIGREENRNRGLGAEAIRLLLDFLFNEMNMHRVYLHVYDFNERAIRCYEKCGFKKEGLIREAVYKHGRYVNEYIMGILEEEFRKG is encoded by the coding sequence ATGACGATGTTTAAGGGTGAGAGGGTAGAGCTTGTGCCTTTTACTGAGGAATACTATGAGAAGTTTGTAGAGATAAGAAACAGCGAGGATGCCAGGGATTATAAGATACCGGGGGTGCCATATCCGGCCACTGTTGAATCTGTGAGGGAAAGGGCTCAAAGAGATAAGGACAGAAGACAGTCGGGTGAGTTTGCAATCATACTCAATGAGAACAGAGAGTATATTGGTAACATATCCTATCATAATGTAGACTGGAAGAACAGGAACTGTGAGATTGCTATAGGTATAGGAAGAGAAGAGAATAGAAACCGCGGTCTTGGGGCTGAGGCCATAAGACTCCTGCTTGATTTTCTTTTCAATGAGATGAACATGCACAGGGTGTATCTGCATGTTTACGACTTCAATGAGAGGGCTATAAGGTGTTATGAGAAGTGCGGCTTTAAAAAGGAAGGGCTTATAAGAGAGGCCGTATACAAGCATGGCAGGTATGTAAACGAATATATTATGGGTATCCTGGAGGAGGAGTTCAGAAAGGGGTGA
- a CDS encoding DUF402 domain-containing protein, translated as MKLWIDDYDLGLFKIQKKDEGLEVYFKDRMFNIFRIVRNGSLVGYYINMSSPVRKYMNKLEFTDYAIDICISPDGRYEILDMDEYEEFKYRIDDDENKKMLMEFEDIKKSLETGGIGYINDLLSVLLNN; from the coding sequence ATGAAATTATGGATAGATGATTATGACCTCGGCCTGTTTAAGATTCAGAAAAAAGATGAGGGATTAGAGGTATACTTCAAAGACAGGATGTTTAACATTTTCAGGATAGTGCGAAATGGCTCGCTGGTTGGGTACTACATAAACATGTCCAGCCCCGTCCGTAAGTACATGAACAAACTGGAGTTTACTGATTATGCCATAGATATATGTATATCTCCTGACGGCAGATATGAAATCCTCGACATGGACGAGTATGAGGAGTTCAAGTACAGAATAGATGATGATGAAAACAAAAAGATGCTAATGGAATTTGAGGATATTAAAAAATCCCTCGAAACAGGAGGGATTGGATATATAAATGACCTGCTGTCTGTACTTTTAAATAATTGA